The proteins below come from a single Eucalyptus grandis isolate ANBG69807.140 chromosome 3, ASM1654582v1, whole genome shotgun sequence genomic window:
- the LOC104436691 gene encoding heme oxygenase 1, chloroplastic, whose product MASLTTVPHSACFLSKTQLSESRPARVSFRPRPGTCFLQRGSFRAARGIRNMPRKAAVVAATTAEKPKKRYPGEAKGFVEEMRFVAMKLHTRDQAKEGEKEVKGPEERAVTKWEPSVDGYLRFLVDSKLVYDTLERIVEDSAFPFYAEFRNTGLERSEKLAKDLEWFKEQGYNIPEPSSPGVTYAHHLKELSETDPPAFICHFYNVYFAHSAGGRMIGKKVAEKLLDNKELEFYKWDGELPQLLQNVRDKLNKVAENWTREEKDHCLEETEKSFKYSGDILRLILS is encoded by the exons ATGGCTTCTTTAACCACAGTGCCTCACTCCGCCTGCTTCTTGAGCAAGACCCAGTTGTCGGAATCGCGTCCTGCCCGGGTTTCCTTTCGCCCTCGTCCGGGGACCTGTTTCTTGCAGAGGGGGTCTTTCCGGGCGGCTCGCGGGATCAGGAACATGCCCCGGAAGGCGGCGGTGGtcgcggcgacgacggcggagAAGCCGAAGAAGAGGTACCCCGGGGAGGCGAAGGGGTTCGTGGAGGAGATGAGGTTCGTGGCCATGAAGCTGCACACGAGGGATCAGGCCAAGGAAGGGGAGAAGGAGGTGAAGGGGCCCGAGGAGAGGGCGGTGACGAAGTGGGAGCCGAGCGTTGATGGGTACCTGAGATTCCTGGTGGACAGCAAGTTGGTTTATGATACGCTCGAGAGGATTGTGGAGGATTCTGCTTTCCCTTTCT ATGCTGAGTTCAGAAATACTGGTTTGGAGAGGTCAGAAAAACTGGCGAAGGATCTGGAGTGGTTCAAAGAGCAAGGTTATAACATTCCTGAACCTTCTTCACCTGGGGTGACATATGCCCATCATCTCAAAGAATTGTCTGAGACAGATCCTCCAGCATTCATCTGTCACTTCTACAATGTTTACTTTGCCCACAGTGCTGGTGGTCGGATGATTGGGAAAAAG GTGGCTGAGAAGTTACTTGATAACAAGGAGTTGGAGTTCTATAAGTGGGATGGTGAACTTCCCCAACTATTGCAGAATGTGAGGGACAAACTGAACAAAGTTGCCGAA AACTGGACCAGGGAGGAGAAGGACCATTGCTTGGAAGAGACCGAGAAATCATTCAAGTACTCTGGCGACATTCTTCGTCTGATACTGTCGTGA